DNA from Bacillota bacterium:
AGTGCAGGAAATAGAAACAGTGGAAAAAATGCATTTTTTAGCTGTTAATTTGCCTTTTAAGGTAGATATTCCCGGAGGAATGAGTATTAAGGAAACATTAAGTGCTATCAAAAGCCAGGGAGGAGAGATTGTAGCAAATCATCCCTATGGGGGGCTAAGAGGAAGAAGACTTGTTGAAATGAATAGATATCAAATTGATTTAATAGAAGATGTGTTTTTTTCTTCAACGTATCATGTGACATTTATCGTGGACTTATTATTAAGACCAAGAAAAATTCAAATTCTAACAGGAGATGTCACCTTACTTGGATTTTCTAAACAAGAATCATTTTTATTTTCAGAAATTGCCAGCCATATTGAAACCGAAAACGCTTTAGCAGAAGTAGAAGGAAAAGAAACGTTCTTAGAAGATTTAACGAAGAAATTAATCAATATCACTGAGGACATGCAGTTATATATACCCCTCAAAATCAAAAACGGAACCCTTTGGTTGTTGGTAGGAATTGATATTTTAACCAAAAATGAGGGACACACTGAATTGATTTTTGGTCGAATCAATCGAATCTACGATAATACTCCAAAAGGAATTCTTTATTACAAATCTACTTACCAAGATTCTTTAACAAGGTTGTTTACACGAGAAACTTTAAAAATACATCTTCAAAACCCAACTTATTTAGAAGGTGCTTATGGAATTTATTTTGATATTGATCATTTCAAAACAATAAACGATATATACGGACACAAGGCAGGAGATTTGTTCTTAATTGAACTTGCCAATCGCTTTATCGCTAATTGGGAGAAGGATGTTATTTACTATAGACTTGGTGGAGATGAGTTTTTTGTATTTGTATTAAACCATTCTGAAAAACAAATTATTGATAGAGCCAAACAAATTATTTTCTTAATTGAAAACCTAAATGAAAAAGCAATTGCCGCTAAAGTTAGTGCATCAATTGGAATTGTTCCTATAAAAAAAGAATGTTATGATTATACCAAATTACTAGATTTAGGAGACAAAGCTATGTATGAATCTAAAAACAAAGGCAAAGGAATGATTACCTTTGCAAAAGACGTTTAAAAGCGTCTTTTTTTTGGAAAGCGCTTTTTGATTCTTTTCGTTGTAAAAAAAAAGGTAATTTGCTATAATTGTAATGGAATAGCCTCAAAGACAGGAGTGGTTTTTATGAAAATCGCCATTGGATCAGATCATGCAGGATTTGTATACAAGCAACCGATAATAAAACACTTACAAACAAGAGGAATTGAAGTTTTCGATTTTGGCACAAATTCTTTGGAATCTACCGATTATCCAATCTATGCTTTTAAAGTTGCAGAAGCAGTAAGAGACAAGCTATTTGATTTTGGAATTTTAATTTGTGGAACAGGAATCGGCATGTCAATTGCTGCAAACAAAGTAAAAGGAATTCGAGCTTGTGCTTGTCAAACAGAATTCGTAGCAAAAGCTGCCAAAGAGCATAACAACGCTAACGTTTTATGCTTAGGTTCAAGAACTAATACGCTTGCGGAAGCCCTTCATTTTGTGGATATTTATTTAGATTCAAGTTATTCAAATGGAGTTAGGCACAATCAAAGGCTACATTTAATTCAAGAATATGAGGAGAACAAATAATGGGAAAAGTAGTTATTATTCAACATCCTTTAATTGATCACAAAATGGCCATCATCAGAAATAAACTGACAGATACCAAAACCTTTCGTGAAAACGTAAATGAAATTGGAAGTTTGGTTACTTACGAAATCACAAGAGATTTACAAACTAAGCCAATCGAAGTTGAAACGCCTATTGCTAAAACAATTTGTCAAACACTGGCAAAAGAAGTAGTAATCGTTCCAATATTAAGAGCGGGTCTTGGAATGGTGGATGGAATTCACAATGTGATTCCAACGGCAAAGATAGGACATATCGGATTATACCGAGATGAAACAACCTTACAACCTCAAACGTATTATACAAAACTACCAAACGTGTTAAAAGAAGCAACCGTTTTAATCGTAGATCCGATGTTAGCAACCGGAGGTTCTGCCGTTAAGGCCATTTCACTTGTGAAAGAACAAGGTGGAATTGACATTCGGTTTGTGGGACTGGTTGGATGCCCTGAAGGAATCAAAGAACTCCAAATTCATCATCCAGATATCGATATCTATTTAGTTGCCATTGATGAAAAGCTAAATGAGATTGGGTATATTGTACCTGGACTTGGAGATTGTGGAGATCGTTTGTTTGGAACGAAATGAGTGAGCGAGATTGAATAATGTTAAATCTACTTTTACAGGTGTTCAATTAATCATTCAATTTTTTATTGAATTAATTATTTCGATGTTTCTTGGTTATCTTATTGGCCAAGCCATCGATAGTTATCTATGGGAAGAGAAACATTTATTTCTATTTATTTTTATATTTTTAGGACTTTTCTCAAGTGTTATCAATCTAGTAAAAAGAACATTTAAAATGATGGGAGAGAGTAAAAATGCAGATAAAAAACCTAAATCTGATTGAAAAGACATTTTTATTTCTATGGCCTTTTATCATTATATTTAGTCTTGTGACATATCTGATATCTTTGGATTTTGATTTAGTAATTGGTTTCTTACTTGGAGCTTTCACATCGATGCTTATGAATTCTTTTCATTATCGAGTCATGAAAAAAGCATTTGAATCCCATCTAGAACAAATTAAAACAAAACAAATTTTGTTATACTTTGCAAAAATGGTTTTTTATGGAATTGTGATGTATTTCGCTATTACTAATCCCGATTGGAACATCATATTAACATTTGTAGGAATTATTTCTTACCGGGTCATATTATTTCCTGTTACTTTCTTTTCTTTAAGAAAACAAAACAAAGAAGGTGATAAAAATGCTTGATTTTAATATTATTGCCCCCTTATCACCTCAAATTATCTCGACATTAATTGTAGTTTTCGTATTAAGCATCGTATTTATTATTGTAGGGATTCGGGTAAGCAAACTAAACCCAACAGATACACCAAAAGGATTTGTTTTAGTTATAATTTTCTTCGTGGAGATGATTCAAAATTTATTAAGAGATCATTTGCCAGGAAAGAAATTAAATTTATTTGGACCTTATCTATTTTCGGTCTTAGTGTATTTAATGTTTGCGAACACCATTGCCTTATTTGGATTAAAAGCACCTTTGTCAAGTGTAAGTATTGCGATGAGCTTTTCCATTATTACCTTTATCATTTTAAAGTTTTCAGAAATTAAATATAAAGGATTTAAAAGAATGGGACACGATATTTTCATAGGACATGTATGGTGGATGTTTCCAATCATGGTACCGATTAATTTGATTGGTCAAATATCAACTCCGCTTACCATGGGAATTCGTTTGTTTGGTAATCTTGTGAGTGGCGCGGTAATTTCTGCCATGGTTTATGCAGTGTTATATTGGGTCGCAGGTGTTTTTGCAGGAGTATTCTTGCACGTAGTTTTTGATATATTTTTCGGTCTCATTCAAGCGTTTGTCTTTTTCATGTTGTCAACGGTAAACATATCGATGGCAGCGGATGCTTCATAAGAAATAATAATTTTAACGATACTATATTAGGAGGAAATTAACATGTTTGAATCAATTTTTACATCCGCTTTACGTTTTGCTGCAGAATACAATCAATTCTTTTCAGATGGTATGAGATACCTTGGAGCTGGAATTGCTGTTGTTGCTGGAATTGGACCTGGAATTGGTCAAGGATATGCCGCTGGTAAAGCCGCAGAAGCAGTTGGTAGACAACCAGAAGCACAAGGGAAAGTATTAATGACAACACTTGTTACCGCAGCTCTTGCCGAGACGACTGGTCTTTATGGACTTCTTGTTGCTCTCATTTTAATTTTTGGATAAG
Protein-coding regions in this window:
- a CDS encoding GGDEF domain-containing protein; amino-acid sequence: VQEIETVEKMHFLAVNLPFKVDIPGGMSIKETLSAIKSQGGEIVANHPYGGLRGRRLVEMNRYQIDLIEDVFFSSTYHVTFIVDLLLRPRKIQILTGDVTLLGFSKQESFLFSEIASHIETENALAEVEGKETFLEDLTKKLINITEDMQLYIPLKIKNGTLWLLVGIDILTKNEGHTELIFGRINRIYDNTPKGILYYKSTYQDSLTRLFTRETLKIHLQNPTYLEGAYGIYFDIDHFKTINDIYGHKAGDLFLIELANRFIANWEKDVIYYRLGGDEFFVFVLNHSEKQIIDRAKQIIFLIENLNEKAIAAKVSASIGIVPIKKECYDYTKLLDLGDKAMYESKNKGKGMITFAKDV
- the rpiB gene encoding ribose 5-phosphate isomerase B translates to MKIAIGSDHAGFVYKQPIIKHLQTRGIEVFDFGTNSLESTDYPIYAFKVAEAVRDKLFDFGILICGTGIGMSIAANKVKGIRACACQTEFVAKAAKEHNNANVLCLGSRTNTLAEALHFVDIYLDSSYSNGVRHNQRLHLIQEYEENK
- the upp gene encoding uracil phosphoribosyltransferase; translated protein: MGKVVIIQHPLIDHKMAIIRNKLTDTKTFRENVNEIGSLVTYEITRDLQTKPIEVETPIAKTICQTLAKEVVIVPILRAGLGMVDGIHNVIPTAKIGHIGLYRDETTLQPQTYYTKLPNVLKEATVLIVDPMLATGGSAVKAISLVKEQGGIDIRFVGLVGCPEGIKELQIHHPDIDIYLVAIDEKLNEIGYIVPGLGDCGDRLFGTK
- a CDS encoding AtpZ/AtpI family protein, producing MNNVKSTFTGVQLIIQFFIELIISMFLGYLIGQAIDSYLWEEKHLFLFIFIFLGLFSSVINLVKRTFKMMGESKNADKKPKSD
- a CDS encoding ATP synthase subunit I, whose protein sequence is MQIKNLNLIEKTFLFLWPFIIIFSLVTYLISLDFDLVIGFLLGAFTSMLMNSFHYRVMKKAFESHLEQIKTKQILLYFAKMVFYGIVMYFAITNPDWNIILTFVGIISYRVILFPVTFFSLRKQNKEGDKNA
- a CDS encoding F0F1 ATP synthase subunit A, with protein sequence MLDFNIIAPLSPQIISTLIVVFVLSIVFIIVGIRVSKLNPTDTPKGFVLVIIFFVEMIQNLLRDHLPGKKLNLFGPYLFSVLVYLMFANTIALFGLKAPLSSVSIAMSFSIITFIILKFSEIKYKGFKRMGHDIFIGHVWWMFPIMVPINLIGQISTPLTMGIRLFGNLVSGAVISAMVYAVLYWVAGVFAGVFLHVVFDIFFGLIQAFVFFMLSTVNISMAADAS
- the atpE gene encoding ATP synthase F0 subunit C, yielding MFESIFTSALRFAAEYNQFFSDGMRYLGAGIAVVAGIGPGIGQGYAAGKAAEAVGRQPEAQGKVLMTTLVTAALAETTGLYGLLVALILIFG